One Malaclemys terrapin pileata isolate rMalTer1 chromosome 9, rMalTer1.hap1, whole genome shotgun sequence DNA window includes the following coding sequences:
- the TAF9B gene encoding transcription initiation factor TFIID subunit 9B translates to MEQSKMASPKSAPKDAQVMAQILKDMGITEYEPRVINQMLEFAYRYVTTILEDAKIYSSHAKKSSVDADDVRLAIQCRTDQSFTSPPPRDFLLDIARQKNQTPLPLIKPYSGPRLPPDRYCLTAPNYRLKSLQKKVSSSAGRITVPRLSVGAVSSRPSTPTLGTPSAQTVAVSTKVGTPVSLTGQRFTVQIPSSQTTVKSATPTTPTVQNVLINPSLIGSKNILITTNMISQNAASEANPLKRKHEDDDDYDNL, encoded by the exons ATGGAGCAAAGCAAGATGGCGTCTCCCAAGAGCGCGCCTAAGGATGCTCAG GttatggcccagatcctgaagGACATGGGGATCACGGAGTATGAACCCCGCGTTATCAATCAGATGTTGGAATTCGCGTACA GATATGTGACTACTATATTGGAAGATGCAAAAATTTACTCAAGTCATGCTAAGAAGTCCAGTGTTGATGCAGATGATGTGAGACTAGCAATCCAATGTCGAACAGATCAATCAtttacctctcctcccccaagaGAT TTTTTGCTAGATATTGCAAGACAAAAGAATCAGACCCCACTGCCATTGATAAAGCCGTATTCTGGACCCAGACTGCCACCTGATAGATACTGTTTAACAGCTCCAAATTACAGACTTAAGTCCTTGCAAAAAAAG GTCTCTTCCTCTGCGGGAAGAATAACAGTACCCCGACTAAGTGTTGGTGCTGTAAGTAGTAGACCTAGCACGCCTACATTAG GAACTCCTTCAGCACAAACAGTAGCTGTTTCAACAAAAGTTGGCACTCCGGTATCGCTGACAGGTCAAAGGTTTACTGTACAAATCCCATCCTCTCAGACAACAGTCAAATCAG CAACGCCTACTACACCTACAGTTCAGAATGTTCTGATTAATCCTTCATTAATTGGATCAAAAAACATTCTGATTACTACAAATATGATATCACAGAATGCAGCCAGTGAGGCAAATCCATTGAAAAGGAAGCATGAAGATGATGACGATTATGATAATTTGTAA
- the LOC128843130 gene encoding growth hormone secretagogue receptor type 1-like, giving the protein MDSFSNYSYFQNDTDYYEEQSFSLFDIHVLVPVTIISSIMFFLGITGNLLTLLIFKRYKEMRTTVNMYLSSMALSDILIFLGLPSDLYRIWKYKPYIFGDFLCKFLFYLSETCTYCTILHITTLSVERYFAICFPLKAKTTITKCRVKRIILSLWVWALLTASPILFLFGVEHRNGSLPDEAKECNYIERSARTGLLETMTWVSTIYFFLPVLCLTLLYGLICGKLWRTRHKLRGPQAASREKYHKQTVKMLAVVVLAFVLCWLPFHIGRILFAQTTTILYDITQYFNLIAMLLFYLGASINPILYNVMSQKYRKATSKILNYSQVWQSRNFTRSERTSFEGTEVSSVM; this is encoded by the exons ATGGATTCCTTCTCAAATTACAGCTATTTCCAAAATGATACAGACTACTATGAAGAGCAGTCTTTTTCTTTATTTGACATTCATGTCCTGGTGCCTGTGACTATAATTTCCAGCATCATGTTTTTCTTGGGTATCACTGGGAATTTGCTAACACTATTAATTTTCAAAAGATACAAGGAAATGAGAACTACAGTTAACATGTATTTATCCAGCATGGCGTTGTCTGACATTCTGATTTTCCTTGGTCTGCCTTCTGATTTGTACAGGATTTGGAAATACAAACCATACATATTTGGGGATTTTCTCtgcaaatttttattttatctcaGTGAAACCTGCACATACTGCACCATCTTGCACATCACCACTTTGAGTGTCGAGCGGTATTTTGCAATATGCTTTCCTTTGAAAGCCAAAACGACAATCACTAAATGCAGGGTGAAAAGGATCATCCTTTCTTTATGGGTGTGGGCTCTCCTGACTGCCAGCCCAATTCTGTTCCTGTTTGGTGTGGAACACCGCAATGGAAGCCTGCCTGATGAAGCCAAGGAGTGCAATTACATAGAACGCTCAGCCCGCACAGGACTTTTAGAAACAATGACTTGGGTTTCAACCATTTATTTTTTCCTACCAGTGCTTTGCCTGACTCTGCTCTATGGACTCATCTGTGGAAAGCTTTGGCGAACCAGGCACAAGCTGAGAGGACCTCAGGCCGCAAGCAGAGAAAAGTACCACAAACAAACTGTCAAAATGCTAG CAGTCGTAGTCCTGGCCTTCGTGCTGTGTTGGCTACCATTCCACATCGGCCGAATCCTCTTTGCCCAGACCACAACCATCCTGTATGACATCACTCAGTACTTCAATCTCATCGCCATGCTTCTCTTTTACCTTGGAGCATCTATAAACCCAATACTTTACAATGTCATGTCACAAAAATACAGAAAAGCAACGAGCAAAATTCTGAACTACAGTCAAGTCTGGCAATCCAGAAACTTCACAAGGAGCGAAAGGACTTCTTTTGAAGGTACAGAAGTCAGTTCTGTCATGTAA